One region of Tumebacillus amylolyticus genomic DNA includes:
- a CDS encoding arylamine N-acetyltransferase yields MTWVERYLNVLGVDVSNPDFETLAALTQAHLLRIPYELLSKIHYYNHRAENGWLVPPAEVFVENLATKGWGGNCFILNFNFGRLLEALGYLLDYCRVAPGHMAIRVHLDGQIWYVDVGYGAPTYRPLLLDEEPDFTSLYGERVKITKLTDTTYEIERFYYEDLFVKKVIEWSPLTFVDFDEDIAFSHRDTDDNVFMRRASADGIKSPYEKVWIDTHRHLRMDTQGRHQTDMPDMETFYRSLHETFGLDRAVAEEAVEFVTASHRQQTTHQNATHNPRRYGG; encoded by the coding sequence TTGACGTGGGTAGAGAGGTATCTGAACGTGTTGGGCGTAGACGTTTCGAACCCTGACTTTGAAACGTTGGCGGCTCTGACGCAAGCGCATCTTTTGCGAATCCCGTACGAGCTTCTGAGCAAGATTCACTATTACAACCATCGCGCGGAAAACGGCTGGCTGGTGCCGCCGGCGGAGGTGTTCGTGGAGAACTTGGCGACGAAGGGGTGGGGTGGGAACTGCTTTATCTTGAACTTCAACTTCGGGCGGTTGCTGGAAGCACTCGGCTACCTCCTCGACTACTGCCGCGTCGCACCGGGTCACATGGCGATCCGTGTCCATCTCGACGGGCAGATCTGGTACGTGGACGTCGGCTACGGCGCCCCGACCTACCGCCCGCTGTTGCTCGACGAGGAGCCGGACTTCACCTCGCTGTACGGAGAGCGGGTCAAGATCACGAAGCTCACCGACACCACCTATGAAATTGAACGCTTCTACTACGAAGACCTCTTCGTCAAAAAAGTCATCGAGTGGTCCCCGCTGACGTTCGTCGATTTCGACGAAGACATCGCGTTCTCCCACCGAGACACCGACGACAACGTCTTCATGCGCCGAGCTTCTGCGGACGGAATCAAATCCCCGTATGAGAAAGTCTGGATCGACACCCACCGCCACCTGCGCATGGATACGCAAGGACGGCACCAAACCGACATGCCCGACATGGAGACGTTTTACCGCTCGCTCCACGAAACGTTCGGCCTCGACCGCGCCGTCGCCGAAGAAGCTGTCGAGTTCGTCACAGCTTCACACCGCCAACAAACAACCCACCAAAACGCCACCCACAACCCGCGCCGCTACGGCGGGTAA
- a CDS encoding DUF4870 domain-containing protein, which translates to MHETNPEARTFAMLCHLSALSGYLIPFGNIIGPLIFWLLKRDQHQFVNDQGKEAINFQISIILYAIIAGILCVVLIGLILLPIIGIASLVFIIIAGVRANSGEAYRYPFTIRFLK; encoded by the coding sequence ATGCACGAAACCAATCCCGAAGCACGCACGTTTGCGATGCTGTGCCATCTTTCGGCTCTGTCCGGGTACCTCATCCCGTTTGGAAACATCATCGGGCCGCTGATTTTCTGGCTGCTCAAACGGGACCAACACCAGTTCGTGAACGACCAAGGCAAGGAAGCGATCAACTTCCAGATTTCGATCATCCTGTACGCGATCATCGCCGGCATTCTGTGCGTGGTGCTGATCGGATTGATTCTGCTGCCGATCATCGGCATCGCGTCGCTGGTGTTCATCATCATCGCCGGTGTCCGCGCCAACAGCGGAGAAGCGTACCGCTACCCGTTCACGATCCGCTTTCTCAAGTAA
- the cmpA gene encoding cortex morphogenetic protein CmpA — translation MMPSWLVTQLSRAYRERDKRSIIMLNRAFFKYRRNS, via the coding sequence ATGATGCCGAGCTGGCTTGTTACCCAACTCTCACGCGCGTATCGTGAGAGGGACAAAAGATCGATCATCATGCTCAACCGTGCGTTTTTTAAATACAGAAGGAACTCCTGA